The following proteins come from a genomic window of Mobula hypostoma chromosome 15, sMobHyp1.1, whole genome shotgun sequence:
- the LOC134357072 gene encoding dual specificity tyrosine-phosphorylation-regulated kinase 2-like: MNDQFCVGGDQHFQGQGLYEEHEPTRTACATPNSSHSANDKNFLPTIKLESSLQLKSNSSSIKSYDASTRPKGEPMTAMEAKKHYIHKLTPYEEQEIASYSEIYFVGPNSKKRPGIIGAPNNNSYDDEQGSYLYVPHDHIAYRYEVIKVIGKGSFGQVVKAYDHKLHQYIALKMVRNEKRFHRQAAEEIKILEHLRKQDKDNTMNVIHIFESFSFRNHICMTFELLSMNLYELIKKNKFQGFSLPLVRKFAHSILQCLDALHKSHIIHCDLKPENILLKQQGRSGVKVIDFGSSCYDHQKIYTYIQSRFYRAPEVILGARYGMAIDMWSLGCILAELLTGHPLLPGEDEGDQLACMIELLGMPSKMLLESSKRAKMFISSKGYPRYSSIVTLPDGTVHLNGGRSRRGKNRGPPGQRDWTTALKGCDDQSFIDFLKHCLEWDPSLRMTPAQALRHPWLRRRLPKPPTNDKATFAKRMSASPTALMDAVAKLPPTSANIANKLRSNQNNDPNPNMTQRTVLPKLVS; encoded by the coding sequence ATGAATGATCAGTTTTGTGTGGGAGGTGATCAACACTTCCAAGGTCAAGGATTGTATGAAGAACATGAGCCAACAAGGACAGCATGTGCCACACCAAACAGTAGTCACAGTGCCAATGATAAGAATTTCCTGCCTACCATCAAGCTGGAGAGCTCTCTCCAACTAAAAAGCAACTCGAGTTCCATTAAATCCTATGATGCTTCCACTAGACCTAAAGGGGAACCAATGACTGCAATGGAGGCAAAGAAACACTATATACACAAACTTACACCATACGAAGAACAGGAAATAGCTAGCTATTCAGAAATCTATTTTGTTGGACCAAATTCTAAAAAGAGACCAGGCATTATTGGTGCACCAAATAATAATAGCTATGATGATGAGCAGGGTTCGTACCTTTATGTGCCACATGATCACATAGCCTATCGATATGAAGTCATCAAGGTAATCGGGAAAGGCAGCTTTGGCCAGGTGGTGAAGGCTTACGATCACAAACTCCACCAATACATCGCCTTGAAGATGGTACGGAATGAGAAGAGATTTCACAGGCAAGCGGCTGAAGAGATCAAGATACTCGAACATCTGAGGAAGCAAGACAAAGACAACACCATGAATGTCATCCATATCTTTGAGAGTTTTTCCTTCCGTAATCACATCTGTATGACTTTTGAATTACTCAGCATGAACCTCTATGAGCTCATCAAAAAGAACAAGTTCCAAGGATTCAGTCTGCCCCTGGTTCGTAAATTTGCACACTCCATCCTGCAGTGCCTTGATGCTTTGCATAAGAGCCATATCATCCATTGTGACTTGAAGCCTGAGAACATCCTGCTGAAGCAGCAGGGCCGTAGTGGAGTGAAGGTGATTGACTTTGGGTCCAGTTGCTATGACCATCAAAAGATTTACACGTACATTCAGTCACGTTTTTACCGAGCTCCTGAAGTGATTCTGGGAGCCCGGTATGGGATGGCTATTGACATGTGGAGTTTGGGATGCATTCTTGCTGAGCTGTTGACTGGACATCCACTGTTACCAGGGGAAGATGAAGGAGATCAGCTGGCTTGCATGATAGAATTACTAGGAATGCCATCGAAAATGCTGCTAGAAAGTTCCAAAAGGGCCAAAATGTTCATCAGCTCCAAGGGTTACCCTAGATATTCCTCTATTGTAACACTCCCTGATGGGACTGTACATTTGAATGGAGGACGATCACGTAGAGGAAAGAATCGTGGTCCACCTGGTCAACGGGACTGGACCACTGCTCTAAAGGGCTGTGATGATCAATCTTTCATTGACTTCCTGAAACACTGCCTGGAGTGGGATCCTTCCTTACGCATGACACCAGCACAAGCCTTAAGGCACCCTTGGCTGCGAAGACGCCTGCCAAAGCCTCCTACAAATGACAAAGCAACATTTGCAAAACGCATGTCAGCAAGTCCCACAGCCCTCATGGACGCAGTGGCCAAACTACCTCCTACTTCTGCTAATATTGCCAACAAACTGCGATCCAATCAAAATAATGATCCCAATCCCAATATGACTCAGAGGACTGTTCTTCCAAAGTTGGTCAGTTGA